In Acholeplasma equirhinis, the following proteins share a genomic window:
- a CDS encoding HAAS signaling domain-containing protein has translation MKNTYLSELYLYLKKQNVTKEDVSKVLEDYDLLYEEAKDAGLTHNQIVERLGTPESIYKGLKGDLNHTDKGLNKLTAISPFVALVIFFLIGNLVPGGYQYSWMAFLLIPIVAILINVEGLNKFVALMPFLSIITFMLVGFTTDLWHPMWLVFLSIPMVAITLNVSAKDGKFVALSPFVVTITYILISYFNQSFFAYGYALYALVPLLAIFTHKLTTSRVLTALLIILAVIAHQVLFHLTTYGQNAYLVYLVPVAFGILTNQIKISVNDLDVWKKHPMLAFSILLVIMAYGLVVLFFPESIAWSWVILLLIPMMSIYVTNKFKYLVAYTPFIALAAFILLGNFVPGAWQYAWTFFLLIPVTAILTNNETFKKSDE, from the coding sequence ATGAAAAATACTTATTTAAGTGAATTATATTTATATTTGAAAAAACAAAATGTTACAAAAGAAGATGTTTCAAAAGTCTTAGAAGATTATGATTTATTATATGAAGAAGCAAAAGATGCGGGTTTGACACACAATCAGATTGTAGAAAGATTAGGAACCCCAGAATCAATCTACAAAGGATTAAAAGGTGATTTAAATCACACAGATAAAGGATTAAATAAACTAACTGCAATTTCTCCATTTGTTGCATTAGTGATTTTCTTCCTTATTGGTAATTTAGTACCAGGTGGTTATCAATATAGTTGGATGGCATTCTTATTAATTCCAATTGTGGCAATACTAATTAATGTTGAAGGGTTAAATAAATTTGTTGCACTGATGCCTTTCTTATCAATTATTACATTTATGCTCGTTGGATTTACAACCGATCTTTGGCATCCAATGTGGTTAGTATTCTTATCTATTCCAATGGTAGCTATTACTTTAAATGTATCTGCTAAAGATGGTAAGTTTGTCGCATTAAGCCCATTTGTTGTAACAATTACGTATATTTTAATTAGTTACTTCAATCAATCATTCTTCGCATATGGCTATGCATTATATGCACTTGTTCCATTACTTGCAATCTTTACGCATAAACTAACAACATCTAGAGTTTTAACTGCACTACTCATCATTCTAGCTGTTATTGCACATCAAGTTTTATTCCACTTAACAACATATGGTCAAAATGCATATTTAGTTTATTTAGTTCCAGTTGCATTCGGTATTTTAACGAATCAAATTAAGATCTCTGTAAATGACTTAGATGTATGGAAAAAACATCCAATGCTTGCATTTAGTATTTTATTAGTCATCATGGCATATGGCCTTGTTGTCCTATTCTTTCCTGAATCAATCGCTTGGAGTTGGGTCATCTTACTTTTAATTCCAATGATGTCAATCTATGTTACAAACAAGTTTAAGTATTTAGTTGCATATACACCATTTATTGCACTGGCAGCATTTATCTTACTTGGAAACTTCGTTCCTGGTGCATGGCAATATGCTTGGACATTCTTCTTATTAATTCCAGTAACCGCAATTCTTACAAACAACGAAACATTTAAAAAATCAGATGAATAA